In Limosilactobacillus sp. WILCCON 0051, a single window of DNA contains:
- a CDS encoding TIGR01906 family membrane protein: MNGTFRKQIVEAIGTILALLLITIAAAGLALFLTLLISPLLLRIPSHFLNLSNAVVLKDYRHLLMYLVQPWPQPPLHLAGIPMTESAVEHFSDVRHLIITALAITGLALFGACGIMQYEKKTWQLWKLSGLLKNLLALLIVVGMMIIIDFDDFFIKFHYLAFSNMNWVFSPTSNPIINLFPDDFFAMLFGIWWLFTILLLSLIQWRINRYLSRLI; encoded by the coding sequence ATGAATGGAACGTTTAGAAAACAAATAGTTGAAGCCATCGGGACAATCCTTGCGTTGCTGCTGATAACTATCGCAGCGGCTGGGCTTGCCCTTTTTTTAACCTTGCTGATCTCGCCGTTGCTTTTAAGGATTCCGTCGCACTTTTTGAATCTTTCAAATGCAGTGGTTTTAAAAGATTATCGTCATTTATTAATGTATCTTGTTCAGCCTTGGCCACAGCCGCCTTTGCATCTAGCTGGGATTCCAATGACTGAAAGTGCCGTTGAGCATTTTAGCGATGTCAGACATTTGATCATAACGGCATTAGCTATAACTGGATTGGCATTATTTGGCGCATGTGGAATCATGCAGTATGAAAAAAAGACCTGGCAGCTTTGGAAACTGTCAGGTCTATTGAAGAATCTATTAGCATTGTTGATAGTCGTCGGGATGATGATTATCATAGATTTTGATGACTTTTTTATCAAATTCCATTATCTTGCTTTTTCCAATATGAATTGGGTGTTTTCACCGACCAGCAATCCAATTATTAATTTGTTTCCCGATGATTTTTTCGCGATGCTGTTTGGAATCTGGTGGCTATTCACCATCCTGCTCTTGAGTTTGATTCAATGGCGAATCAACCGTTACTTGAGCAGACTTATTTGA
- a CDS encoding metallophosphoesterase produces MRFVTSDTHFLDQHLLGVDDFAPRPFADTKQMDEQIIEHWNAKVAENDIVYHLGDIAVYFAKPAKRADEAIFEILNALHGHLVLIKGNHDRRELFKYLAAHNYDLNGQPKFSFHDVGALIKYNHCQCYLTHYPMMLGIAPRIINLHGHIHHYAVPVKENVNVGIDSPELEYLKKRPAFGEPLTLAEVETIARIKAEKLTRH; encoded by the coding sequence ATGCGTTTTGTGACTTCTGATACCCACTTTTTGGATCAGCATCTGTTAGGAGTTGACGATTTTGCGCCACGGCCTTTTGCTGATACCAAACAGATGGATGAGCAGATTATTGAACACTGGAATGCTAAGGTTGCCGAAAATGACATTGTATATCATTTGGGCGATATTGCCGTATATTTTGCTAAGCCAGCCAAGCGAGCCGATGAGGCGATTTTTGAGATTTTAAATGCGCTGCATGGTCACCTGGTACTGATCAAAGGCAATCATGATCGAAGAGAACTGTTTAAATATCTGGCTGCTCATAATTATGACTTAAATGGTCAGCCTAAATTCAGCTTTCATGATGTTGGGGCTTTAATCAAGTATAATCATTGTCAGTGCTATCTAACGCATTATCCAATGATGCTGGGGATTGCGCCACGGATTATAAATCTGCATGGTCATATTCATCACTATGCCGTTCCAGTAAAAGAAAACGTTAATGTCGGGATTGATTCCCCGGAACTGGAATATCTGAAAAAACGGCCGGCATTTGGCGAGCCCTTGACACTGGCAGAGGTTGAGACGATTGCCCGGATCAAGGCAGAAAAGCTGACTCGACATTAG
- a CDS encoding YutD family protein — translation MNRSKVEEYIERRQMQRQGVFRVLQQDQQHFLINNHPYTLVADYKNAFNSEALADRFSSILGKYDYIVGDWGYGQLRLRGFYGPDNPQYNPEQGMQTIQDYLYEDCNFGCAYFIIHNQEVQLPRKNRRSGRRFSNRHKASGNSKKHQSGAAVKEVRQSLKQPPLKERKNQEVRRVKTGKHRQKLIVKNKNNKREKA, via the coding sequence ATCAATCGCAGTAAAGTTGAAGAATACATTGAACGTCGCCAGATGCAGCGGCAAGGCGTTTTTCGGGTTCTACAGCAAGATCAGCAGCATTTTTTGATCAACAATCATCCTTACACGCTGGTTGCTGACTACAAAAACGCTTTTAATTCCGAGGCACTTGCTGATCGTTTTAGTTCCATTCTGGGTAAATATGACTATATAGTCGGTGATTGGGGATATGGACAGCTGCGATTGCGTGGCTTCTATGGTCCTGATAATCCACAGTATAATCCTGAACAGGGGATGCAGACGATTCAAGACTATCTGTATGAAGACTGCAACTTTGGCTGTGCCTATTTCATCATCCATAATCAAGAGGTGCAGCTGCCAAGAAAGAATCGGCGGTCTGGCAGACGTTTTTCAAATCGGCACAAAGCTTCTGGGAACAGTAAAAAACATCAGTCGGGCGCAGCTGTCAAAGAGGTTCGACAATCACTCAAGCAGCCGCCTTTAAAAGAACGTAAAAACCAAGAAGTACGTCGCGTAAAAACCGGTAAGCATCGTCAAAAACTGATAGTGAAAAATAAGAATAATAAGCGAGAGAAAGCATGA
- a CDS encoding VTT domain-containing protein has protein sequence MSTLIDFILHIDTHLIQIVNQFGDASYLILFLIIFIETGAVILPFLPGDSLLFAASALAANASYHLNIWIFAFGFLMSCLLGDSINFLIGQRIGKSLSNHSWFGKLIDKQSLEKAEAFFEKHGAPAIILARYMPIIRTFAPFAAAGSGFPYRRFIRYSIVGCVSWVAICCSCGYFFGNLPFVQAHFSAIILAIIVVTLMPAVISFIKSKLSNKSAQVTVDSPLNQTQEQDGE, from the coding sequence ATGTCGACTTTAATCGATTTTATCCTTCACATTGACACCCATCTGATTCAGATCGTTAATCAGTTTGGCGATGCCAGCTACCTAATCCTGTTTCTGATCATTTTTATCGAAACCGGCGCGGTAATTTTACCATTCCTGCCTGGTGACTCACTGCTATTTGCAGCCAGTGCACTAGCTGCAAATGCAAGCTACCACTTAAATATCTGGATTTTTGCATTTGGATTCTTAATGTCATGTCTTTTAGGTGATTCAATTAACTTCCTGATCGGTCAAAGAATCGGTAAGAGCCTGTCAAATCACTCATGGTTCGGAAAACTGATCGATAAACAGAGCCTTGAAAAAGCAGAGGCATTCTTTGAAAAACATGGTGCTCCTGCGATCATCCTGGCTCGGTATATGCCAATCATTCGTACTTTTGCTCCTTTTGCTGCAGCTGGATCCGGTTTCCCATATCGGCGCTTTATCCGCTACAGCATCGTCGGATGTGTAAGCTGGGTTGCAATCTGTTGTTCGTGCGGCTATTTCTTTGGCAATCTTCCTTTTGTCCAGGCTCACTTCTCGGCAATCATTCTGGCAATCATTGTGGTTACCCTGATGCCTGCCGTAATCAGCTTTATTAAATCAAAGCTCTCAAATAAGTCTGCTCAAGTAACGGTTGATTCGCCATTGAATCAAACTCAAGAGCAGGATGGTGAATAG
- a CDS encoding TIGR01457 family HAD-type hydrolase, protein MKQYQGYFIDLDGTVYRGKERIPAAARFIKRLQEHQREILFVTNNSTRSPKEVAANLRANHDINVTAANVYTSAMATADYLVQHAGQKRRVYVIGERGLKDALLNKGMQLTDQDPDYVVVGLDRNVTYEQFKIATLCIRAGAVFIGTNGDTNLPSEEGMIPSAGALVELVRYATQQEPIMIGKPQKTIVEMALKASGLKKSEVLMVGDNYQTDVKAGINTGVDTLLVYTGLSKPADIEHVETKPTYTVKTLDEWNV, encoded by the coding sequence ATGAAACAATATCAAGGCTATTTTATCGATTTAGATGGTACGGTCTATCGCGGTAAGGAAAGAATCCCAGCCGCTGCACGTTTTATCAAGCGCTTGCAGGAGCATCAGCGAGAGATTCTGTTTGTTACCAACAATAGTACCCGCAGTCCCAAAGAAGTTGCTGCCAATCTAAGAGCAAATCATGATATTAACGTGACGGCGGCTAATGTATATACCTCAGCAATGGCAACCGCTGATTATTTGGTACAGCATGCTGGCCAAAAGCGCCGAGTATACGTAATCGGGGAACGAGGACTAAAAGATGCTTTGTTAAATAAGGGAATGCAATTGACTGATCAAGATCCTGACTATGTCGTTGTTGGCTTGGATCGTAACGTGACTTATGAGCAGTTTAAGATTGCAACGCTTTGTATTCGAGCTGGTGCTGTTTTTATCGGTACGAATGGGGATACCAATCTGCCAAGCGAAGAAGGGATGATTCCGAGTGCTGGTGCTTTGGTTGAACTGGTTCGCTATGCCACACAGCAAGAACCAATCATGATCGGCAAGCCACAAAAAACCATTGTTGAAATGGCTTTAAAGGCTAGCGGACTGAAAAAATCAGAGGTATTGATGGTCGGCGATAACTATCAGACCGATGTAAAAGCAGGTATTAATACTGGAGTTGATACGCTTCTTGTCTATACCGGTCTTTCAAAGCCAGCTGATATTGAACATGTGGAGACTAAACCAACTTATACGGTGAAGACGCTTGATGAATGGAACGTTTAG
- a CDS encoding acetate/propionate family kinase, which translates to MSKTIAVNAGSSTVKFKLFDMPSEEVVAEGQIERIGLEVGHAEIKYGDGQKLKEDKPFADHEAAVQYLLKQLLDLKIVASYDEITAVGHRIVAGGEYFKDSVVIDEDVMNKIDALAEYAPLHDPAELQGIKAFKEVLPDAFAVAVFDTAFHANMPKMNALYSVPYEWYEKYGARKYGAHGTSHRYVAARAAEMLGRPLEELKLITCHIGAGASITAIKGGKSFDTSMGFSPLAGVTMATRSGDVDPSLVAFVQKKLGVSSDEMVDMLNHKSGLLGISGVSSDMRDVEKAKNEGNERAQLAWDIYVNRIVRYIGAYIAELGGADAIVFTAGVGENSITVRQAVADKLGYFGIAIDPEKNNIRGVERDLSTDDAKIKTLLIPTNEELMIVHDIERLKKASK; encoded by the coding sequence ATGTCAAAAACGATTGCTGTTAATGCCGGCAGTTCGACCGTCAAGTTCAAGCTGTTTGACATGCCAAGCGAAGAAGTAGTAGCAGAAGGCCAGATTGAACGTATCGGTCTGGAAGTTGGCCATGCCGAAATCAAGTATGGTGACGGTCAAAAGTTGAAAGAAGATAAGCCATTCGCTGACCATGAAGCTGCAGTTCAATATCTGCTCAAGCAGCTGCTGGATTTGAAGATTGTTGCCAGCTATGATGAAATTACGGCTGTTGGTCACCGGATTGTTGCTGGTGGTGAATACTTTAAGGATTCAGTTGTCATCGATGAAGACGTTATGAACAAGATCGATGCGCTGGCTGAATATGCACCATTGCATGACCCAGCTGAATTACAAGGTATCAAGGCCTTTAAGGAAGTCTTGCCGGATGCATTTGCAGTTGCCGTTTTTGACACTGCTTTCCATGCTAATATGCCAAAAATGAATGCCCTCTATAGCGTTCCTTATGAATGGTACGAGAAGTATGGTGCCCGTAAGTATGGTGCTCACGGTACCAGTCACCGTTACGTAGCGGCTCGGGCAGCTGAAATGCTTGGCCGACCATTGGAAGAATTGAAGCTGATTACCTGCCACATTGGTGCTGGGGCTTCAATTACTGCTATTAAAGGTGGCAAGTCCTTTGACACTTCAATGGGCTTTTCACCATTAGCCGGGGTTACGATGGCTACTCGTTCTGGGGATGTTGATCCATCATTGGTTGCTTTCGTCCAAAAGAAGCTGGGCGTTTCTAGCGATGAAATGGTTGACATGCTTAACCACAAATCCGGTCTGTTGGGGATTTCTGGCGTTTCCAGCGACATGCGCGATGTTGAAAAGGCCAAAAACGAAGGCAACGAGCGTGCACAGTTGGCTTGGGACATCTATGTCAACCGGATCGTTCGCTACATTGGCGCCTACATTGCTGAACTGGGTGGAGCAGATGCCATTGTCTTTACTGCGGGTGTTGGTGAGAACAGTATCACCGTTCGTCAGGCCGTAGCTGACAAGCTGGGCTACTTTGGTATTGCGATTGATCCAGAAAAGAACAACATTCGTGGCGTAGAGCGTGATCTGTCGACTGATGATGCTAAGATCAAGACGCTGCTGATTCCAACTAACGAAGAATTAATGATCGTTCATGATATCGAACGACTTAAAAAAGCCAGCAAGTAG